The Papaver somniferum cultivar HN1 chromosome 3, ASM357369v1, whole genome shotgun sequence genome includes a region encoding these proteins:
- the LOC113360666 gene encoding glycine-rich protein 2-like, with the protein MGWLMPLNDDGGGDGAGGGRYQIYNYGGGGGDEGGMYFNLSLFLLENDGGGGDVGGGGRYQIYNDGGGDGDEGGMYFNLSLFLSEDDGGGGGRYQIYNDGGSGGDEGDVKFFECGSCGATMVVVEILVTLVFLKDMLVYRFQLLTPNFGGGSCGGNEDGSYNSGDNIFNDGGGGILAVVVEC; encoded by the exons ATGGGGTGGTTAATGCCTTTGAACG atgatggtggtggtgatggtgctgGTGGAGGAAGATACCAGATTTATAATTATGGTGGTGGCGGAGGCGATGAAGGAGGTATGTATTTCAATTTATCactatttttattagaaaatgatggtggtggtggtgatgttggAGGTGGAGGAAGATATCAGATCTATAATGATGGTGGCGGCGACGGCGATGAAGGAGGTATGTATTTCAATTTATCATTGTTTTTATCagaagatgatggtggtggaggaggaAGATACCAGATCTATAATGATGGTGGTAGTGGCGGCGATGAAGGAG ATGTAAAGTTCTTTGAATGTGGAAGTTGTGGTGCAacg ATGGTTGTTGTAGAAATTCTTGTTACTCTTGTATTTCTTAAGGATATGTTAGTTTACAGGTtccag ttgttgacacCTAATTTTGGTGGCGGCAGTTGTGGCGGCAACGAGGATGGTAGCTACAACAGCGGTGACAACATCTtcaatgatggtggtggtggaatattagcgGTAGTGGtggaatgttga
- the LOC113358676 gene encoding S-type anion channel SLAH1-like codes for MQCLECKRNLRHQTTIHTKMDEIKKPHNQIELVIDSSIITTNTQTAAPACQQELSFINKKHYSSSSSILTRIHAGYFRISLSFCTQALLWKTFGDQPNDQDPQMFHGLLHAFPRAAFVLLWCLALTTLLSLSFLYILKCFYHFKMVKSEYCHHVGVNYLFAPWTSWLLLLQTSPFLAPKTIYFAALWWIFILPVVVLDLKIYGQWFTKGKRFLSAVANPTSQLTVIGNLVGARVAAEMGWKESAICMFSLGMAHYLVLFVTLYQRLGGKDRLPVMLNPVYFLFFATPSMASLAWYSITGTFDPMSKMLFFLSLFLFASLVSRPNLFKKSMRRFNIVWWAYSFPLTMLALASIKYSREVKSSVSHGLMLVLSATSFAVFLGLFVYSALNIHHVIFNFLPKRPHADPTNMNPITDSTKV; via the exons ATGCAATGCTTAGAATGTAAAAGAAACCTTAGGCACCAAACCACAATCCATACAAAAATGGATGAGATTAAAAAACCACATAACCAAATTGAGCTTGTTATCGATTCTTCCATCATCACTACCAATACTCAAACAGCTGCACCAGCTTGTCAGCAAGAACTTTCATTCATTAACAAAAAACACTACTCATCTTCGTCCTCAATCCTAACTAGAATCCATGCCGGTTATTTTAGAATAAGTCTCTCTTTTTGCACTCAAGCCTTACTATGGAAAACATTTGGTGATCAACCAAATGATCAAGATCCACAGATGTTTCACGGGTTATTACATGCGTTTCCTAGAGCAGCTTTTGTCCTTCTTTGGTGTCTGGCTTTAACCACACTATTATCTCTATCATTTCTCTACATATTAAAATGTTTTTATCACTTTAAAATGGTGAAATCTGAATACTGTCACCATGTAGGAGTGAACTACTTATTTGCTCCATGGACTTCTTGGCTTCTCTTACTTCAAACTTCACCATTCTTAGCTCCAAAAACTATTTACTTCGCAGCGCTTTGGTGGATATTCATATTGCCAGTTGTAGTTCTTGACCTGAAAATATATGGGCAGTGGTTTACGAAAGGAAAAAGGTTTCTATCAGCAGTGGCAAATCCGACTAGTCAGTTAACAGTTATTGGAAATTTAGTTGGTGCTAGAGTAGCAGCTGAAATGGGATGGAAAGAGAGTGCAATTTGTATGTTTTCATTGGGAATGGCTCATTATCTTGTCTTATTTGTTACATTATATCAAAGATTAGGTGGAAAGGATCGATTACCAGTTATGTTAAACCCTGTTTACTTCTTGTTCTTCGCGACACCAAGCATGGCAAGTTTAGCTTGGTATTCGATCACTGGAACATTCGATCCGATGTCTAAGAtgcttttctttctctctcttttcctCTTTGCGTCACTG gtttcaaggccTAATTTGTTCAAGAAATCAATGAGAAGGTTCAATATTGTGTGGTGGGCTTATTCATTTCCATTGACAATGCTTGCATTGGCTTCGATTAAATATTCCAGAGAAGTGAAGAGTAGTGTAAGCCATGGTTTGATGCTCGTGCTATCCGCAACATCTTTTGCAGTATTCTTGGGATTGTTCGTTTATTCGGCACTTAACATTCATCATGTAATTTTTAACTTCTTACCCAAAAGACCTCATGCTGATCCAACTAATATGAACCCTATTACAGATTCTACTAAGGTATGA